The Chanos chanos unplaced genomic scaffold, fChaCha1.1, whole genome shotgun sequence genome has a window encoding:
- the LOC115830075 gene encoding ADAMTS-like protein 4: MGPCVTNWYFTNWSDTCSATCGPGVQRREVVCLTRGGSREGGGAGDCVGEKPADMKACNGGPCKAVTQWYAGPWGQCSAACGNGTQRRDVICVEKLGSDFRVTGSSECAHLDKPSPVQTCELEECRPQWFSTEWSACSRSCGKGLQAREVRCLTVDKQHSQACDPNTKPEKEQLCNTLPCSPFADENCRDRRQNCMMVVQARLCVYAYYKTACCASCTQSAQRSKRH; the protein is encoded by the exons ATGGGGCCGTGTGTAACCAACTGGTACTTCACCAACTGGTCAGACACA tgctctGCCACGTGTGGTCCGGGCGTGCAGCGTAGGGAGGTGGTGTGTCTGACGCGAGGGGGGagcagagaaggaggaggcGCGGGGGACTGTGTAGGGGAGAAGCCTGCGGACATGAAGGCCTGCAACGGAGGCCCCTGTAAAGCCGTGACACAGTGGTACGCTGGACCCTGgggacag tgCAGCGCCGCGTGTGGAAACGGGACGCAGCGGCGGGACGTCATCTGTGTGGAGAAGTTGGGGAGCGACTTCCGCGTGACGGGCTCCAGCGAATGTGCTCACCTGGACAAGCCGTCCCCGGTGCAGACCTGTGAGCTGGAGGAGTGCCGGCCTCAGTGGTTCTCCACCGAGTGGAGCGCG TGCTCTCGTAGCTGTGGGAAAGGACTGCAGGCTCGAGAGGTACGGTGTCTCACAGTGGACAAACAGCACAGCCAAGCGTGTGATCCCAACACCAAACCAGAGAAGGAGCAACTCTGTAACACCCTGCCCTGTAGTCCCTTTGCag atgagaACTGTAGGGACAGGCGTCAGAACTGTATGATGGTGGTCCAGGCCCGGCTGTGTGTGTACGCTTACTACAAGACCGCCTGCTGTGCCTCCTGTACCCAGAGTGCTCAGCGGAGCAAGAGGCACTGA